One Colius striatus isolate bColStr4 chromosome 8, bColStr4.1.hap1, whole genome shotgun sequence genomic region harbors:
- the LOC104561436 gene encoding lipase member M yields MNVSQIICHRGYPSEEYEVLTHDGYYISLNRIPHGRENPRKRGAKPAVFLQHGLLGEGSHWVENLANNSLGFILADSGYDVWLGNSRGTSSSQRHQHLSANQAEFWDFSFHEMAMYDLPAMIDFILQKTGLKQIYYIGHSQGCTIAFIAFSSMPELAQKIKMFFALAPVVTIKHARSPAVKILLLSDRQFRIFPLLLGRMDASLRIRKLWRFLPQLCRHPTLHKPCANIFFMLGGHNEKNLNMTRLDVYTSHYPDRTSVKNIIHWAQVIKSGEFKAFDYGSKNPAIYHQETPPFYPVEMPVPTAVWSGGEDWVADWRDVHLLLSRITHLIIYDHIPDWNHWDFIWGLDAPRRLYNSILELMEGSQ; encoded by the exons ATGAATGTA agcCAAATTATCTGCCACAGAGGATACCCCAGTGAAGAGTATGAAGTCCTGACTCATGATGGCTACTACATCAGCCTGAACAGAATTCCCCACGGGAGAGAAAATCCTAGGAAGAGAG GGGCCAAGCCGGCTGTGTTTCTCCAGCATGGGTTACTTGGAGAAGGTAGCCACTGGGTGGAAAATCTGGCTAACAACAGCCTTGGCTTCATATTAGCAGACTCCGGCTATGACGTCTGGCTGGGAAACAGCCGGGGAACAAGCTCGTCCCAGAGACACCAGCACCTTTCAGCTAACCAGGCTGAATTCTGGGATTTCAG TTTTCATGAAATGGCAATGTACGACCTCCCAGCTATGATCGACTTCATTCTGCAGAAGACTGGTCTGAAGCAGATCTACTACATCGGCCACTCCCAGGGCTGCACAATTG catTCATCGCATTTTCATCCATGCCAGAACTTGCTcagaaaatcaaaatgttttttgCCCTGGCTCCAGTTGTGACCATCAAGCACGCCAGAAGTCCTGCAGTGAAAATACTCCTTCTTTCAGATAGGCAATTCAGGATATTTCCG cttctgcttggcCGAATGGATGCCTCACTGCGGATAAGGAAATTGTGGAGGTTTCTCCCTCAGCTGTGCAGGCACCCAACGCTGCACAAGCCCTGTGCCAACATCTTCTTTATGCTGGGTGGCCACAATGAGAAGAACCTCAACATG ACACGGCTGGATGTGTACACATCCCACTATCCAGATAGGACATCCGTCAAAAACATAATACACTGGGCCCAG GTGATAAAATCAGGAGAATTCAAAGCCTTTGACTATGGCAGTAAAAATCCAGCCATCTACCACCAG GAGACACCTCCCTTTTACCCAGTGGAGATGCCCGTGCCCACTGCAGTGTGGTCAGGGGGAGAGGACTGGGTGGCTGACTGGAGGGATGTCCACCTACTGCTGTCCCGCATTACCCACCTCATCATCTATGACCACATCCCTGACTGGAACCACTGGGATTTCATCTGGGGCTTGGATGCCCCCAGGCGCCTCTACAACAGCATCCTTGAGCTGATGGAGGGGTCCCAGTAG
- the MTG1 gene encoding mitochondrial ribosome-associated GTPase 1 isoform X2 produces MRVWAGAVRAAVRAGSGLGEFRERFDFGGRDVASWFPGHMAKGLRQMRASLRRADCLIEVHDARIPLSGRNPELQEVLGIRPHILVLNKMDLADPHRQLTTLEHLKQQGCSHVVFTDCQHDGNVKKSNEYSILVIGVPNVGKSSLINSLRRLHLKKGKATAVGGEPGVTKAVLTRIQVCEKPLMYLVDTPGVLPPRLKDVETGIKLAVCGAIHDHLVGEDIMADYLLYALNKHQQFEYVQRYGLAKACNDIETLLRHVALAQGQVQKVKVLTGTGDVNVKMLNYTAAAYQFLRDFRAGCLGRVTLD; encoded by the exons ATGAGGGTCTGGGCCGGAGCAGTGCGGGCGGCGGTTCGCGCTGGGTCGGGTCTCGGCGAGTTCCGGGAGCGCTTCGATTTCGGCGGCCGCGATGTGGCCTCCTGGTTCCCGGGACACATGGCGAAAG GCCTACGGCAGATGCGGGCCTCCCTGCGGCGTGCCGACTGCCTCATCGAGGTGCATGACGCTCGT ATCCCTCTGTCGGGCCGTAACCCCGAgctgcaggaggtgctgggCATCCGCCCACACATCCTTGTGCTGAACAAGATGGACCTTGCCGATCCCCACCGGCAGCTG ACAACCTTGGAACACCTGAAGCAGCAAGGATGCTCGCATGTTGTTTTCACCGATTGTCAGCACGATGGCAACGTCAAGAAG AGCAACGAGTACAGCATCCTGGTGATTGGTGTGCCCAACGTGGGAAAGTCCTCTCTAATCAACTCCCTGcggaggctgcacctcaaaaaGG GGAAAGCTACCGCAGTTGGTGGTGAACCAGGCGTCACCAAGGCAGTGCTAACCAGAATCCAG GTCTGTGAGAAGCCCCTGATGTACCTGGTGGACACACCTGGTGTGCTGCCCCCGAGGCTGAAGGACGTGGAGACAGGCATAAAGCTGGCAGTGTGTG GAGCCATCCATGACCACCTGGTAGGGGAGGACATCATGGCCGACTACCTCCTGTATGCCCTGAACAAGCACCAGCAGTTTGA GTACGTTCAGCGCTATGGGCTGGCCAAGGCCTGCAATGACATCGAGACACTGCTGAGGCACGTGGCCCTCGCCCAGGGCCAGGTGCAGAAGGTGAAGGTGCTGACGGGCACAG GGGACGTCAATGTGAAAATGCTCAACTATACAGCCGCAGCCTACCAGTTCCTGCGGGACTTCCGGGCAGGATGCCTGGGCAGAGTGACACTGGACTGA
- the SPRN gene encoding shadow of prion protein, with translation MRRSAAACCALLLLAAALCDTVAAKGGRGGARGAARGGARGATRGRVKAARPRYHPPGAVLRVAGAAAAGAAAGTALRRPRLAAELEAGNVGDYGDGNWTAATRAWTSAAPAQEPPRWAVSWLWPLAAALHR, from the coding sequence ATGCGGCGGAGCGCGGCGGCGTGCTgcgcgctgctgctgctggccgcCGCCCTCTGCGACACGGTGGCCGCCAAGGGCGGGCGCGGCGGCGCACGTGGGGCCGCCCGTGGCGGGGCCCGCGGAGCCACCCGCGGGCGGGTGAAGGCGGCGAGGCCTCGCTACCACCCACCTGGGGCGGTCCTGCGCgtggcgggggcggcggcggccggagcggcggcggggacCGCGCTCCGCAGGCCCAGGCTAGCTGCCGAGCTGGAGGCAGGCAACGTCGGCGACTACGGCGACGGCAACTGGACGGCTGCCACCCGCGCCTGGACCTCCGCCGCGCCAGCCCAGGAGCCGCCGCGTTGGGCCGTCTCCTGGCTCTGGCCCCTTGCAGCCGCCCTCCACCGCTGA
- the PAOX gene encoding peroxisomal N(1)-acetyl-spermine/spermidine oxidase isoform X2, which produces MERGGGRHVVVVGAGLAGLSAAQRLRGHASLRVLEAAARAGGRVCTRPFASGLVEMGAHWIHGPSPGNPVFCLATSYGLLGPEAAEEENQQAETGGHPPLPSITYGSSGKVLSSKAVSEAHSLFNTLLTSTRTFRGAKELPAPSVGQYLRAEICRRVPMLGGGEEDAQRLQLAILATCLKLECCISGTHSMDLVALEPFGEYVSLPGLDCTFPSGYSSLPQCMLSGLPEGTILLNKAVRTIHWQGSFREEGDKARDFPVRVECEDGDAFLADHVIITVPLGFLKEHHQDFFQPPLPEWKAEAIRHLGFGTNNKIFLEFEQAFWEPNQQFLEVVWEDESPLKEPSTDLQTSWFKKLIGFVVLQPPEQHGHVLCGFIAGKESEYMETLSDAEVLGTMTRVLRTLTGTAVFFALWGKHAQISGSYPKSVSAGNPELPAPRSVLRSRWHSAPYTQGSYSYVAVGSSGDDIDVLAQPLSEDLEDPRVNVFGPGDVADMGTNRQTGKGT; this is translated from the exons atggagcggggcggcgggcggcacGTAGTGGTTGTGGGCGCGGGGCTGGCGGGGCTGAGCGCCGCGCAGCGACTCCGCGGTCACGCATCCCTGCGCGTGCTGGAGGCGGCAGCGCGCGCCGGCGGCCGCGTCTGCACCCGCCCCTTCG cGTCGGGGCTGGTAGAGATGGGGGCACACTGGATCCATGGCCCCTCACCAGGGAACCCTGTCTTCTGCCTGGCCACCAGCTATGGCCTACTGGGCCCAGAGGCTGCCGAGGAGGAGAACCAGCAGGCAGAGACAGGGGGCCACCCCCCGCTACCCTCCATCACCTACGGCAGCTCAGGGAAGGTGCTGAGCTCCAAGGCAGTGAGCGAAGCCCACAGTCTCTTCAACACCCTCCTGACCTCCACGCGCACTTTTCGGGGGGCCAAGGAGCTGCCAGCACCAAGCGTGGGACAGTACCTGCGGGCAGAGATCTGCCGGAGGGTCCCCATGCTAGGTGGGGGTGAGGAGGACGCCCAACGGCTCCAGCTGGCCATCCTTGCCACCTGCCTCAAGCTGGAGTGTTGCATCAGTGGGACCCACAGCATGGACCTGGTGGCCCTGGAGCCCTTTGGGGAGTATGTCTCCCTGCCTGGCCTGGACTGCACCTTCCCAAG CGGTTACAGCAGCTTGCCCCAGTGCATGCTCTCAGGTCTGCCAGAGGGCACCATCCTGCTAAACAAGGCAGTGAGGACCATCCATTGGCAAGGATCCTTCCGTGAGGAAGGGGACAAGGCCAGAGATTTCCCTGTCCGGGTGGAGTGTGAGGATGGAGATGCCTTCCTCGCCGACCATGTCATCATCACCGTCCCACTGG GTTTCCTCAAGGAACACCACCAGGACTTCTTCCAGCCTCCTCTGCCTGAGTGGAAAGCAGAGGCCATCCGCCACCTGGGTTTCGGCACCAACAATAAGATCTTCTTGGAGTTCGAGCAGGCTTTCTGGGAACCCAATCAGCAGTTCCTTGAAGTAGTATGGGAGGACGAGTCACCTCTCaaggagcccagcactgacctaCAGACCAGCTGGTTCAAGAAGCTCATTGGATTCGTAGTTCTACAACCACCAGAGCA GCATGGACATGTCCTCTGTGGCTTCATCGCAGGGAAGGAATCAGAGTACATGGAGACGCTGAGTGATGCAGAAGTTCTTGGCACCATGACACGTGTCCTCCGCACGCTGACAGGTACTGCTGTCTTCTTTGCCCTCTGGGGGAAACACGCCCAGATTTCTGGATCCTACCCAAAATCCGTGTCTGCAGGGAAcccagagctgcctgctcccaggAGCGTGCTCAGGTCCCGGTGGCACAGTGCACCATACACCCAAGGCTCCTACAGCTACGTGGCCGTCGGCAGCTCAGGGGACGACATTGACGTGCTGGCTCAGCCCCTGTCCGAGGACCTCGAAGATCCCAGGGTAAATGTTTTTGGCCCAGGGGATGTTGCAGACATGGGGACAAACAGACAAACAGGAAAGGGAACATGA
- the PAOX gene encoding peroxisomal N(1)-acetyl-spermine/spermidine oxidase isoform X1 — translation MERGGGRHVVVVGAGLAGLSAAQRLRGHASLRVLEAAARAGGRVCTRPFASGLVEMGAHWIHGPSPGNPVFCLATSYGLLGPEAAEEENQQAETGGHPPLPSITYGSSGKVLSSKAVSEAHSLFNTLLTSTRTFRGAKELPAPSVGQYLRAEICRRVPMLGGGEEDAQRLQLAILATCLKLECCISGTHSMDLVALEPFGEYVSLPGLDCTFPSGYSSLPQCMLSGLPEGTILLNKAVRTIHWQGSFREEGDKARDFPVRVECEDGDAFLADHVIITVPLGFLKEHHQDFFQPPLPEWKAEAIRHLGFGTNNKIFLEFEQAFWEPNQQFLEVVWEDESPLKEPSTDLQTSWFKKLIGFVVLQPPEQHGHVLCGFIAGKESEYMETLSDAEVLGTMTRVLRTLTGTAVFFALWGKHAQISGSYPKSVSAGNPELPAPRSVLRSRWHSAPYTQGSYSYVAVGSSGDDIDVLAQPLSEDLEDPRPLQLLFAGEATHRTFYSTTHGALLSGWREAERLNQLFAAPGPAPQL, via the exons atggagcggggcggcgggcggcacGTAGTGGTTGTGGGCGCGGGGCTGGCGGGGCTGAGCGCCGCGCAGCGACTCCGCGGTCACGCATCCCTGCGCGTGCTGGAGGCGGCAGCGCGCGCCGGCGGCCGCGTCTGCACCCGCCCCTTCG cGTCGGGGCTGGTAGAGATGGGGGCACACTGGATCCATGGCCCCTCACCAGGGAACCCTGTCTTCTGCCTGGCCACCAGCTATGGCCTACTGGGCCCAGAGGCTGCCGAGGAGGAGAACCAGCAGGCAGAGACAGGGGGCCACCCCCCGCTACCCTCCATCACCTACGGCAGCTCAGGGAAGGTGCTGAGCTCCAAGGCAGTGAGCGAAGCCCACAGTCTCTTCAACACCCTCCTGACCTCCACGCGCACTTTTCGGGGGGCCAAGGAGCTGCCAGCACCAAGCGTGGGACAGTACCTGCGGGCAGAGATCTGCCGGAGGGTCCCCATGCTAGGTGGGGGTGAGGAGGACGCCCAACGGCTCCAGCTGGCCATCCTTGCCACCTGCCTCAAGCTGGAGTGTTGCATCAGTGGGACCCACAGCATGGACCTGGTGGCCCTGGAGCCCTTTGGGGAGTATGTCTCCCTGCCTGGCCTGGACTGCACCTTCCCAAG CGGTTACAGCAGCTTGCCCCAGTGCATGCTCTCAGGTCTGCCAGAGGGCACCATCCTGCTAAACAAGGCAGTGAGGACCATCCATTGGCAAGGATCCTTCCGTGAGGAAGGGGACAAGGCCAGAGATTTCCCTGTCCGGGTGGAGTGTGAGGATGGAGATGCCTTCCTCGCCGACCATGTCATCATCACCGTCCCACTGG GTTTCCTCAAGGAACACCACCAGGACTTCTTCCAGCCTCCTCTGCCTGAGTGGAAAGCAGAGGCCATCCGCCACCTGGGTTTCGGCACCAACAATAAGATCTTCTTGGAGTTCGAGCAGGCTTTCTGGGAACCCAATCAGCAGTTCCTTGAAGTAGTATGGGAGGACGAGTCACCTCTCaaggagcccagcactgacctaCAGACCAGCTGGTTCAAGAAGCTCATTGGATTCGTAGTTCTACAACCACCAGAGCA GCATGGACATGTCCTCTGTGGCTTCATCGCAGGGAAGGAATCAGAGTACATGGAGACGCTGAGTGATGCAGAAGTTCTTGGCACCATGACACGTGTCCTCCGCACGCTGACAGGTACTGCTGTCTTCTTTGCCCTCTGGGGGAAACACGCCCAGATTTCTGGATCCTACCCAAAATCCGTGTCTGCAGGGAAcccagagctgcctgctcccaggAGCGTGCTCAGGTCCCGGTGGCACAGTGCACCATACACCCAAGGCTCCTACAGCTACGTGGCCGTCGGCAGCTCAGGGGACGACATTGACGTGCTGGCTCAGCCCCTGTCCGAGGACCTCGAAGATCCCAGG cctctgcagctcctcttcGCTGGCGAGGCCACCCACCGCACCTTCTACTCCACCACCCACGGGGCCCTGCTGTCAGGCTGGCGAGAGGCTGAGCGGCTCAACCAGCTCTTCGCGGCACCTGGCCCCGCTCCTCAACTCtaa
- the MTG1 gene encoding mitochondrial ribosome-associated GTPase 1 isoform X1, which yields MRVWAGAVRAAVRAGSGLGEFRERFDFGGRDVASWFPGHMAKGLRQMRASLRRADCLIEVHDARIPLSGRNPELQEVLGIRPHILVLNKMDLADPHRQLTTLEHLKQQGCSHVVFTDCQHDGNVKKIVPLVAKLVANSPRYHRAESNEYSILVIGVPNVGKSSLINSLRRLHLKKGKATAVGGEPGVTKAVLTRIQVCEKPLMYLVDTPGVLPPRLKDVETGIKLAVCGAIHDHLVGEDIMADYLLYALNKHQQFEYVQRYGLAKACNDIETLLRHVALAQGQVQKVKVLTGTGDVNVKMLNYTAAAYQFLRDFRAGCLGRVTLD from the exons ATGAGGGTCTGGGCCGGAGCAGTGCGGGCGGCGGTTCGCGCTGGGTCGGGTCTCGGCGAGTTCCGGGAGCGCTTCGATTTCGGCGGCCGCGATGTGGCCTCCTGGTTCCCGGGACACATGGCGAAAG GCCTACGGCAGATGCGGGCCTCCCTGCGGCGTGCCGACTGCCTCATCGAGGTGCATGACGCTCGT ATCCCTCTGTCGGGCCGTAACCCCGAgctgcaggaggtgctgggCATCCGCCCACACATCCTTGTGCTGAACAAGATGGACCTTGCCGATCCCCACCGGCAGCTG ACAACCTTGGAACACCTGAAGCAGCAAGGATGCTCGCATGTTGTTTTCACCGATTGTCAGCACGATGGCAACGTCAAGAAG ATTGTTCCCCTGGTTGCCAAGCTGGTGGCCAACAGCCCACGCTATCATAGGGCCGAG AGCAACGAGTACAGCATCCTGGTGATTGGTGTGCCCAACGTGGGAAAGTCCTCTCTAATCAACTCCCTGcggaggctgcacctcaaaaaGG GGAAAGCTACCGCAGTTGGTGGTGAACCAGGCGTCACCAAGGCAGTGCTAACCAGAATCCAG GTCTGTGAGAAGCCCCTGATGTACCTGGTGGACACACCTGGTGTGCTGCCCCCGAGGCTGAAGGACGTGGAGACAGGCATAAAGCTGGCAGTGTGTG GAGCCATCCATGACCACCTGGTAGGGGAGGACATCATGGCCGACTACCTCCTGTATGCCCTGAACAAGCACCAGCAGTTTGA GTACGTTCAGCGCTATGGGCTGGCCAAGGCCTGCAATGACATCGAGACACTGCTGAGGCACGTGGCCCTCGCCCAGGGCCAGGTGCAGAAGGTGAAGGTGCTGACGGGCACAG GGGACGTCAATGTGAAAATGCTCAACTATACAGCCGCAGCCTACCAGTTCCTGCGGGACTTCCGGGCAGGATGCCTGGGCAGAGTGACACTGGACTGA
- the ECHS1 gene encoding enoyl-CoA hydratase, mitochondrial, which yields MAAVLRLFLRPASAARRCALLPPPPCRLRGARGCSVGNQFQYLAVQKTGARQSVGLIQLNRPQALNALCQGLMEELRRALEALEDDPQVGAIVITGSQKAFAAGADIKEMQNKTFQESYSSGFLAGWDKVSTVRKPIIAAVNGYALGGGCELAMMCDIIYAGEKAQFGQPEILLGTIPGAGGTQRLTRAVGKSLAMEMVLTGDRISAAEAKEAGLVSKIFPVEKLLDAAIACAEKIASNSKLVTAMAKESVNAAFETTLSEGNKTEKRLFYATFATDDRKEGMTAFVEKRKAKFTDS from the exons ATGGCCGCCGTGCTGCGCCTGTTCCTCCGTCCAGCGTCCGCCGCGCGCCGCTGCGCGCTTCTCCCGCCACCGCCCTGCCGCCTccgcggggcgcggggctgcAGCGTCG GAAACCAGTTCCAGTACCTGGCAGTGCAGAAGACCGGAGCGCGGCAGAGCGTGGGCCTGATCCAGCTGAACCGGCCACAGGCACTCAACGCCCTCTGCCAGGGGCTGATGGAGGAGCTGCGGCGGGCACTGGAGGCTCTGGAGGATGACCCACAGGTGGGGGCTATCGTCATCACTGGTAGCCAGAAAGCCTTTGCAG CTGGCGCAGACATCAAGGAGATGCAGAATAAAACTTTCCAGGAGTCCTATAGCAGCGGCTTCCTTGCCGGCTGGGACAAGGTCTCCACCGTCCGCAAGCCCATCATCGCTGCTGTCAACGGCTATGCT CTGGGTGGTGGGTGTGAGCTGGCCATGATGTGCGACATCATTTACGCTGGGGAGAAGGCACAGTTCGGGCAACCCGAAATCCTGCTGGGAACCATCCCAG GTGCTGGAGGGACACAGAGGTTGACCAGGGCGGTGGGGAAGTCACTGGCGATGGAGATGGTCCTCACTGGGGACCGGATTTCGGCAGCAGAGGCGAAGGAGGCAG GTCTGGTCAGCAAGATCTTCCCTGTGGAGAAGCTGCTGGATGCAGCCATCGCCTGTGCTGAAAAGATTGCCAGCAACTCCAAGCTGGTGACTGCCATGGCAAAGGAGTCAGTCAATGCTG CCTTTGAGACAACACTGTCGGAGGGGAACAAGACAGAAAAGCGTCTTTTTTATGCCACCTTTGCCACT GACGACCGCAAGGAGGGGATGACGGCTTTTGTGGAGAAGCGCAAGGCGAAATTCACCGATAGCTGA
- the PAOX gene encoding peroxisomal N(1)-acetyl-spermine/spermidine oxidase isoform X3 gives MERGGGRHVVVVGAGLAGLSAAQRLRGHASLRVLEAAARAGGRVCTRPFASGLVEMGAHWIHGPSPGNPVFCLATSYGLLGPEAAEEENQQAETGGHPPLPSITYGSSGKVLSSKAVSEAHSLFNTLLTSTRTFRGAKELPAPSVGQYLRAEICRRVPMLGGGEEDAQRLQLAILATCLKLECCISGTHSMDLVALEPFGEYVSLPGLDCTFPSGYSSLPQCMLSGLPEGTILLNKAVRTIHWQGSFREEGDKARDFPVRVECEDGDAFLADHVIITVPLGFLKEHHQDFFQPPLPEWKAEAIRHLGFGTNNKIFLEFEQAFWEPNQQFLEVVWEDESPLKEPSTDLQTSWFKKLIGFVVLQPPEQHGHVLCGFIAGKESEYMETLSDAEVLGTMTRVLRTLTGNPELPAPRSVLRSRWHSAPYTQGSYSYVAVGSSGDDIDVLAQPLSEDLEDPRPLQLLFAGEATHRTFYSTTHGALLSGWREAERLNQLFAAPGPAPQL, from the exons atggagcggggcggcgggcggcacGTAGTGGTTGTGGGCGCGGGGCTGGCGGGGCTGAGCGCCGCGCAGCGACTCCGCGGTCACGCATCCCTGCGCGTGCTGGAGGCGGCAGCGCGCGCCGGCGGCCGCGTCTGCACCCGCCCCTTCG cGTCGGGGCTGGTAGAGATGGGGGCACACTGGATCCATGGCCCCTCACCAGGGAACCCTGTCTTCTGCCTGGCCACCAGCTATGGCCTACTGGGCCCAGAGGCTGCCGAGGAGGAGAACCAGCAGGCAGAGACAGGGGGCCACCCCCCGCTACCCTCCATCACCTACGGCAGCTCAGGGAAGGTGCTGAGCTCCAAGGCAGTGAGCGAAGCCCACAGTCTCTTCAACACCCTCCTGACCTCCACGCGCACTTTTCGGGGGGCCAAGGAGCTGCCAGCACCAAGCGTGGGACAGTACCTGCGGGCAGAGATCTGCCGGAGGGTCCCCATGCTAGGTGGGGGTGAGGAGGACGCCCAACGGCTCCAGCTGGCCATCCTTGCCACCTGCCTCAAGCTGGAGTGTTGCATCAGTGGGACCCACAGCATGGACCTGGTGGCCCTGGAGCCCTTTGGGGAGTATGTCTCCCTGCCTGGCCTGGACTGCACCTTCCCAAG CGGTTACAGCAGCTTGCCCCAGTGCATGCTCTCAGGTCTGCCAGAGGGCACCATCCTGCTAAACAAGGCAGTGAGGACCATCCATTGGCAAGGATCCTTCCGTGAGGAAGGGGACAAGGCCAGAGATTTCCCTGTCCGGGTGGAGTGTGAGGATGGAGATGCCTTCCTCGCCGACCATGTCATCATCACCGTCCCACTGG GTTTCCTCAAGGAACACCACCAGGACTTCTTCCAGCCTCCTCTGCCTGAGTGGAAAGCAGAGGCCATCCGCCACCTGGGTTTCGGCACCAACAATAAGATCTTCTTGGAGTTCGAGCAGGCTTTCTGGGAACCCAATCAGCAGTTCCTTGAAGTAGTATGGGAGGACGAGTCACCTCTCaaggagcccagcactgacctaCAGACCAGCTGGTTCAAGAAGCTCATTGGATTCGTAGTTCTACAACCACCAGAGCA GCATGGACATGTCCTCTGTGGCTTCATCGCAGGGAAGGAATCAGAGTACATGGAGACGCTGAGTGATGCAGAAGTTCTTGGCACCATGACACGTGTCCTCCGCACGCTGACAG GGAAcccagagctgcctgctcccaggAGCGTGCTCAGGTCCCGGTGGCACAGTGCACCATACACCCAAGGCTCCTACAGCTACGTGGCCGTCGGCAGCTCAGGGGACGACATTGACGTGCTGGCTCAGCCCCTGTCCGAGGACCTCGAAGATCCCAGG cctctgcagctcctcttcGCTGGCGAGGCCACCCACCGCACCTTCTACTCCACCACCCACGGGGCCCTGCTGTCAGGCTGGCGAGAGGCTGAGCGGCTCAACCAGCTCTTCGCGGCACCTGGCCCCGCTCCTCAACTCtaa